CCTACATAATCTGGGAACCAGTTAACTGTATTGTTATTGCTTACTAGCTGGTCTTTTAGTTTTGTCATTTCTATATAATAGCTTGGCTTTGCATAATATAGAAGTGGTGTCTGGCATCTCCAGCAGTGAGGATAATTGTGGTCCATTTTTTCTTTACTGTAAAGCTTGTTTTCTGCAGCTAGCCACTTGATAATATCTACATCCAAGCCTTCTTCCATTACAAATCTGCCATCCCAGATAGTACCTATATACTTTCCATCTTCGCCTACTGGCTGAACCACTGGAAGACCATATTTTCTTCCAACATTGTAGTCATCTTCACCAAATGCAGGAGCTGTATGAACTATACCTGTACCATCTTCTGTTGTAACATAATCGCCAAGCACAACAAAGAAAGCTTTTTTGTCAGGCTTTACAAATGGCATAAGTTGCTCGTACTCAATATACTCAAGGTCTTTTCCTAGGATTTCCTCTAAAACAGTATATTCACCTTTTAATACCTTTGGTGCAAGTGTTTTTGAAAGATAGTATATTTCATCTTCTTGCTTTACTTTTACATAAACTTCTGTTGGCGATACTGCAAGTGCTACGTTTGATGCTAGAGTCCAAGGTGTAGTTGTCCATGCAAGGAAATATTCATTTTCTGCATCTTTTCTTTTGAATTTAGCAATCAAAGTATTTGTTTTAACTTCTTTGTAGCCTTGAGCAACCTCGTGTGAAGCAAGTCCTGTCCCACAACGAGAGCAATATGGAAGAATTTTATGCCCTTCATAGATATAGCCTTCTTTATGGAATTTATCTAAAATCCACCATACAGATTCTATATAATTGTTATCCAGAGTGATATATGGATTATCCATATCGATAAGATAACCCATTCTTTCTGTCATCTGTCTCCACAAACTTTCATACTCAAATACAGATTTTCTACAAGCCTCATTGAATTCTTTAATTCCATATTCCTCAATCTCTTGCTTTGAGCCAAGGCTTAATTTTTTTTCTACTTCAATCTCAACAGGTAGTCCATGAGTGTCCCATCCTGCTTTTCTCTTAACCTGATATCCGCTCATAGTCTTATATCTACATACAGAATCTTTAAGTGTCCTAGCTAAAACGTGGTGGATTCCTGGCTTCCCATTTGCAGTTGGAGGTCCTTCGTAAAATACAAAAGACGGAGAATCCTCTCTAGCCTCTACACTCTTTTTTAGCAAGTCAATTTCATTCCAAAATGCCGTTAAACTTTGTTCATTATCTTTTACTGCAGCATTATTCAAATTCTCAAACTTCATAATATATCTCCCTTCAAATCATATTCAAAATGTAAACCCTTATTATTTCCACAATAAGCTTATAAAATACACTTATATTATCTGCACAAAAAAATCCCTGCAAAAATGCAGGGACGAATAATTCCGCGGTACCACCCTAGTTGTTCATGGCATATAACCAGAACCTCTCAAATGCACTTAACACGTGCAAGATGAAAAAATCTACTAAATAAAGAATTCTTATTTTCGATTTTTTAGCTCCTAGGTGATTTTCACTGATAATCCTATGTAGAGTTCCCACCTCTTCCTCTACTCTCTGAAATATTTATATCAGTTACTCTCCTAATCATAGCCTTTTTGTATTCATATTTAGTGATTATTTTATACTATATTGCTAAAAAACGCAAGAATTTATTCTATATCTTTGAATGTCTCTTCAATACTTGAAATTCCATCTTCTAGCAAGGATTTAAATTTTCCTTTAAATACTACAAATTCTTTTCTGATGTTTTCGTAATCCTTTTTAATTTGAATAACATCGTTGTTTGCCTGTTCTACAATTTTCTTCGCTTGATGATAAGCCTCATCAATTATAAGCGATGATTTTCTCTGAGCACTTGCATTTACTTCCTCAGCAGTCTGCTGAGCTACAATGAGAGTTTCCTTTAAAGTCTCCTCTATGGTTTTATATCTTTTAATCTGCTCCGTCAGTGCATTTAACTTATCTTTAAGTTCTATATTTTCTCTATAAAGATTCTCATATTCTTTTTTGATTTCATCTAAATAACTATCAACTTCATTTTCGTTATATCCTCTTAAGCCTTTTTTAAATTCTTTGTTTTCTATATCAAGTGGTGTAATCATATATATCCTCCTAAAGTACTTTTTTTACCCTAGCCCTCATTCTGCCTTTTTTAGTTTCAGATATAACTTCATCAAAAATAGCTCTTCCATATCCTTTAAGTGATATCAAAGAGCCGTCCTTAATTTCTCTTGAATTTGTAGTAAATAGCTCAAAATCCACATACAATCTTTCTTTTAATATATATTCTTGAATTTTGGCCCTAGAAAGATTGAAAATTTCAGAAACTACAGCATCAGCTCTTCTCGAAGAAGTGGTGATAATTTTTTCTTGATAATTTGGTATAGATTCTTCAAAATCGTCTTCATCTATTATTTTGGCTGTTATTGAAGCCTTATTTATAGAAGTTAGGTTAAACATTATATAGTGGCTTACATTTTTGTCTGCTATTATATAAGCGCAGGCTTCATGAACGTGAATATCTCCTAGCTTTTCCCTTTTTATCCCTAGAGCTAATAATGCCCCTAAATAGTCTCTATGGCTGAGCTTATTAAATTTAAAATTTCCGCTTATTTTTATAATATCATAGGGTTTTTCTAAAGATTCCTCTGCTATATATTCTGGAAATATCTGAATTATACTCCTTTCGGGCATAGCTGAAGGACTACACTCTCTAAACCCTATAGAATCTAGTCCCTTAAGAATCGATATGAAGTTCTTTTTTTCAAAAGGGTTCATAAAGTCAGTATTTCTAATGTCATAATTGTCAATGACCCCTTCAGCCTTAGAAAGATTTTTAATTATAGTTTTTTTTAGTTCAACATTTTTTATAAAAGAAGTTAGCTTTTCTTTATCCATTTAACTCTCACTTATAAAATAAACAATAATCTTAAAACTACATTTCTAACAAAACTTAGAAGGAACAAGACAATTATAGGTGAAATATCTATTGGTCCAAGATTTATGTATCTTGCAGTAAATTCTCTAACTGGCTCCATTATAGGCTCAGTGATATTATAAATAAATTTCACTGGCTTAGAATACATATTTACATTTGGAACCCATGACAATATTACTCTTATTAGCACCAATAGTTGTACGATTTCAAAAAAATAATTAACAGCTGTCCTAATTGCCCACATCTAAAATCTCCTTTTGTCTACCATCTAAATAGACCTTTACTTTCAAGCTCTTTTTTAATGTTTCCATCGATATCGATATTCGAAGGAGCAAGAACAAATATAGCTTTTGATATCTTTCTAATATCTCCATCCATAGCATAAATAGCTCCATTTAAGAAATGGAAAATAGTTTTTGAAACTTCTGGATCATGGATATTTTCAAGATTTACAACTACAGCATTTCTAGTTTTTAAGCTATTAACTATAGTAGGTGCATCATCATATGATGTTGGTTCATAAACTATGACCTTCATCTGCTGCTGATTAGGATTGATATTTACAACCTTATTTGATGAAGCCTTTGAAATAATTGGTGCTACAGAAAGGTTTTCCTCTTCAAAATATTCATCATCCTCAAAATCATCTTCTCGTAATCCTCCAAAAAGGAAGTCTTTAATCTTTCCTGATAATTTTTCTGCCATAACTAATCCTCCTATACATAATTTCTTTCACCAAAAATGCCTGTTCCTACTCTTATCATATTAGAGCCTTCTTCTATTGCTATTTTATAGTCATTGGTCATGCCCATCGAAAGATACTTCATCTCAACATTTTCAAGTGCTAAACTTGACAATTCATCAAATAGGCTTTTTAACTTTTTAAAATAAGGTCTAGTTTGCTCAGGTTCAGCTTCAAAAGGAGCCATTCCCATAAGTCCTACAATTCTTATATTATTATAGTTCAAAGAAACCTCTTTTACAAAAGCCATAACATCTTCTGCAAGTAACCCATGCTTTGAATCCTCAAGTGATATATTCACTTGAATGAGACAATCCATGACTAAATCATTTTCTTTAGCTCTTTTATCAATTTCTTTTGCAAGAGGCATTCTATCTAATGAATGAATTAAGTCTATTGTCTTTATTATATATTTTACTTTGTTAGTCTGTAAAGTGCCAATAAGGTGCCAAACAGCTTTTTTTGATACATTTGGATGTTTTTTTTCTACCTCTTGGACTTTATTCTCACCCAAATTTTCAATTCCTGAGTCTAAAGCCTCATTTATTTGTTCGACTCCTACAGTTTTACTCACAGCTATGAGAGTTACATCGTCATTTCTTTCGCATTTATTTAATGTCTTTTTTATTTCTTCATTTACAAATTCAATATTAGTCTTAATTTGACTCATTATCTCACCCTCTGTCCATCTTTTATATTTTTAGGAGATACTATAAGCTCATCATAAAGATTTATATTTTCGGAGTTTTGTAAGGCATTAGGATCATACCTCAATACATAATACTTTTCATTTTCTCCAGCTATAGTATCAATCGGCTTAAATACAGCACTTCCAACCTCATTTACTATAAATACCCCTTTTTTGTTTT
This is a stretch of genomic DNA from Acetoanaerobium sticklandii. It encodes these proteins:
- a CDS encoding DivIVA domain-containing protein, coding for MITPLDIENKEFKKGLRGYNENEVDSYLDEIKKEYENLYRENIELKDKLNALTEQIKRYKTIEETLKETLIVAQQTAEEVNASAQRKSSLIIDEAYHQAKKIVEQANNDVIQIKKDYENIRKEFVVFKGKFKSLLEDGISSIEETFKDIE
- a CDS encoding RNA-binding protein yields the protein MDKEKLTSFIKNVELKKTIIKNLSKAEGVIDNYDIRNTDFMNPFEKKNFISILKGLDSIGFRECSPSAMPERSIIQIFPEYIAEESLEKPYDIIKISGNFKFNKLSHRDYLGALLALGIKREKLGDIHVHEACAYIIADKNVSHYIMFNLTSINKASITAKIIDEDDFEESIPNYQEKIITTSSRRADAVVSEIFNLSRAKIQEYILKERLYVDFELFTTNSREIKDGSLISLKGYGRAIFDEVISETKKGRMRARVKKVL
- a CDS encoding YggT family protein, encoding MWAIRTAVNYFFEIVQLLVLIRVILSWVPNVNMYSKPVKFIYNITEPIMEPVREFTARYINLGPIDISPIIVLFLLSFVRNVVLRLLFIL
- a CDS encoding cell division protein SepF, with the protein product MAEKLSGKIKDFLFGGLREDDFEDDEYFEEENLSVAPIISKASSNKVVNINPNQQQMKVIVYEPTSYDDAPTIVNSLKTRNAVVVNLENIHDPEVSKTIFHFLNGAIYAMDGDIRKISKAIFVLAPSNIDIDGNIKKELESKGLFRW
- a CDS encoding YggS family pyridoxal phosphate-dependent enzyme — encoded protein: MSQIKTNIEFVNEEIKKTLNKCERNDDVTLIAVSKTVGVEQINEALDSGIENLGENKVQEVEKKHPNVSKKAVWHLIGTLQTNKVKYIIKTIDLIHSLDRMPLAKEIDKRAKENDLVMDCLIQVNISLEDSKHGLLAEDVMAFVKEVSLNYNNIRIVGLMGMAPFEAEPEQTRPYFKKLKSLFDELSSLALENVEMKYLSMGMTNDYKIAIEEGSNMIRVGTGIFGERNYV